A region of Pseudarthrobacter sp. NIBRBAC000502770 DNA encodes the following proteins:
- a CDS encoding amino acid permease — MVSEAEGGEGAPRLLRSFGVLHLTMISVGATLGTGILVILGESVPLAGPAIWISFVIAGLAALLSAVSYAEMAGLVPVAGSSYSYSYATLGEGMAWICGWCLVLEYAVSVAAVAVGAGQYVNETLAAFGQVLPDAVAQPPGDGGLVNVPAVAIVVLAMVLLVRGARESARINTAIVIVKVGILLFFCAVAFTAFNAGNFQPLLPMGAAGVSAAASRVFFSYIGFDAASTAGEEARDPKRDLPRAILLSMVIVTGIYVLVAVAAIGARPWGWFDGTEAALVQILEETTHQPWIALVFSVGAVLAIASIVLTVLYGQTRILLSMSRDGLVPKVFGRVSSRTGTPAAGTLIVGTAVALTAGLVPLGALADATSIGTLFAFALVNIAVIHLRRNRPDLKRSFRVPLYPITPVLGTLMCAYLMANLGADTWVVFGAWMLVGIAIYFGYGRRNSKVAALSELDYRELTAKAPSQEPVKAEQP, encoded by the coding sequence ATGGTCAGCGAAGCCGAAGGCGGCGAAGGCGCCCCAAGGCTGCTCCGCAGCTTTGGCGTCCTGCACCTGACCATGATCAGCGTGGGGGCCACCCTGGGGACCGGCATCCTGGTGATCCTCGGCGAATCGGTGCCCCTTGCCGGGCCCGCCATCTGGATCTCCTTTGTCATTGCCGGCCTTGCCGCCCTGCTCTCCGCCGTCTCCTATGCCGAGATGGCGGGCCTGGTCCCGGTGGCGGGCTCCAGCTATTCCTACTCGTACGCCACCCTGGGCGAAGGCATGGCGTGGATCTGCGGTTGGTGCCTCGTCCTGGAATACGCGGTGTCTGTGGCCGCGGTGGCGGTGGGCGCCGGCCAGTATGTCAACGAGACGCTGGCGGCGTTCGGGCAGGTGCTGCCCGACGCAGTAGCCCAGCCGCCCGGCGATGGGGGACTGGTCAACGTTCCGGCGGTGGCCATCGTGGTGCTGGCCATGGTCCTGCTGGTCCGCGGAGCCCGTGAGAGCGCCCGGATCAACACGGCCATTGTCATCGTCAAAGTGGGCATCCTGCTGTTCTTCTGCGCCGTTGCCTTCACCGCCTTCAATGCCGGCAACTTCCAGCCGCTCCTGCCCATGGGCGCGGCCGGTGTCTCCGCCGCGGCCTCCAGGGTGTTCTTCTCCTACATCGGCTTCGATGCCGCCTCCACTGCCGGCGAGGAAGCCCGGGACCCCAAGCGCGACCTTCCCCGCGCCATCCTGCTGTCCATGGTGATCGTCACCGGCATCTACGTCCTGGTGGCGGTTGCTGCCATCGGTGCCCGCCCCTGGGGCTGGTTCGACGGCACCGAGGCCGCCCTGGTCCAGATCCTGGAGGAGACCACCCACCAGCCGTGGATCGCCCTGGTCTTCTCCGTCGGCGCTGTCCTCGCGATCGCCAGCATCGTGCTCACGGTCCTTTACGGGCAAACCCGGATCCTGCTGTCCATGTCGCGGGACGGGCTGGTCCCCAAGGTCTTCGGCCGCGTCTCCTCCCGGACCGGCACCCCGGCCGCCGGAACGCTCATTGTGGGTACCGCCGTCGCGCTCACCGCAGGCCTGGTGCCGCTTGGAGCCCTGGCCGACGCCACCAGCATCGGAACCTTGTTCGCGTTCGCACTGGTGAACATCGCCGTCATCCACCTGCGCCGCAACCGCCCGGACCTGAAGCGGAGCTTCCGGGTGCCGCTGTACCCCATCACTCCCGTGCTGGGCACGCTCATGTGTGCCTACCTGATGGCGAACCTGGGAGCCGATACCTGGGTCGTCTTCGGGGCCTGGATGCTGGTGGGCATCGCCATCTACTTCGGCTATGGACGCCGGAACTCCAAGGTAGCGGCGCTGAGTGAGCTCGACTACCGTGAACTGACCGCCAAGGCCCCGAGCCAGGAACCTGTGAAAGCAGAACAACCATGA